In the Acomys russatus chromosome 11, mAcoRus1.1, whole genome shotgun sequence genome, one interval contains:
- the Slc25a16 gene encoding solute carrier family 25 member 16 produces MAAAAALAAAADPAPAVPQAAGNGGPTSRRDFYWLRSFLAGGIAGCCAKTTVAPLDRVKVLLQAHNHHYKHLGVLSTLRAVPQKEGYLGLYKGNGAMMVRIFPYGAIQFMAFEHYKTFITTKLGVSGHVHRLMAGSMAGMTAVICTYPLDVVRVRLAFQVKGEHTYSGIIHAFKTIYAKEGGFLGFYRGLMPTILGMAPYAGVSFFTFGTLKSVGLSYAPTLLGRPSSDNPNVLVLKTHINLLCGGVAGAIAQTISYPFDVTRRRMQLGTVLPEFEKCLTMRETMKYVYGHHGIRKGLYRGLSLNYIRCIPSQAVAFTTYELMKQFFHLN; encoded by the exons atggcggcggcggcggccctgGCGGCTGCGGCCGACCCTGCACCCGCGGTGCCGCAGGCGGCAGGGAACGGAGGCCCGACCTCGCGCCGAGACTTCTACTGGCTGCGTTCCTTCCTGGCTGGAG gTATTGCCGGATGCTGTGCCAAAACCACAGTTGCCCCTTTGGATCGAGTAAAGGTTTTATTACAAGCTCACAACCACCATTACAAACATTTAG GAGTACTTTCCACGCTGCGTGCTGTTCCCCAAAAAGAAGGCTACCTTGGACTGTATAAGGGGAATGGCGCCATGATGGTTCGCATCTTCCCCTACGGTGCAATCCAGTTCATGGCGTTTGAGCACTATAAAACG ttCATTACTACAAAGCTGGGAGTTTCTGGTCATGTGCACAGATTAATGGCTGGATCCATGGCAG GCATGACAGCGGTTATCTGCACTTACCCCCTTGATGTGGTTAGGGTGCGCCTAGCTTTCCAGGTGAAAGGAGAACACACCTATTCAGGGATCATCCATGCATTCAAGACAATTTACGCAAAG GAAGGTGGCTTCCTTGGATTCTACAGAGGGCTGATGCCTACTATACTAGGAATGGCTCCATATGCAG gtGTTTCCTTTTTCACCTTTGGTACCTTGAAGAGTGTTGGGCTTTCCTATGCTCCCACCCTGCTTGGCCGACCTTCGTCTGACAACCCTAATGTCTTAGTTTTGAAAACTCACATAAACTTACTTTGTGGTGGTGTTGCTGGAGCAATAGCACAGACGATATC ctACCCATTTGATGTGACTCGTCGGAGAATGCAGTTAGGGACAGTCCTACCGGAGTTTGAAAAGTGCCT TACGATGCGGGAGACTATGAAGTATGTCTATGGGCACCATGGGATTCGGAAAGGACTGTACCGCGGCTTATCTCTGAACTACATCCGCTGCATTCCCTCGCAAGCTGTGGCTTTCACAACCTATGAACTTATGAAGCAATTTTTTCAccttaactaa